From Woronichinia naegeliana WA131, the proteins below share one genomic window:
- a CDS encoding NAD-dependent epimerase/dehydratase family protein — translation MGQRFFLTGGTGFVGANLIRLLLAEGHQVRALVRPQNPADNLKNLAIERVSGDLNDPDLAQKMRGCDGLFHVAAHYSLWQKDRDQLYQSNVLGTRNILASARKAGIERTVYTSSVAAIGVRKDGQLTDESYQSPVKNLIGAYKQSKYWAEQEAVQAAQRGQAIIIVNPSTPIGPWDIKPTPTGEIILRFLRRQMPAYVDTGLNLIDVRDVAQGHLLAWQKGKSGDRYILGHQNLSLKMILEQLAEITGIPAPQQTVPLWLPLTVAWIDEKILASFGKNPSVPLDGVRMSAQTMYYDVTKAVKQLGLPQSPIKTALQDAVNWFREAGYVSTKSPKSSLTGKNS, via the coding sequence ATGGGACAACGCTTTTTTTTGACCGGCGGCACGGGTTTTGTGGGAGCCAATCTCATTCGCCTATTATTAGCAGAGGGTCATCAGGTTCGTGCCCTCGTTCGTCCTCAAAATCCGGCGGATAATCTGAAAAATTTGGCCATTGAACGAGTCTCTGGCGATTTGAATGATCCTGATTTAGCTCAAAAAATGCGAGGTTGCGATGGTCTTTTTCATGTAGCGGCCCACTATTCCCTTTGGCAAAAAGATCGAGATCAGCTTTACCAAAGTAATGTCCTCGGAACCCGTAATATTCTGGCCTCTGCCCGAAAAGCTGGCATTGAGCGCACCGTTTATACCAGTTCTGTGGCGGCGATCGGCGTTCGCAAGGATGGTCAACTCACCGATGAAAGCTATCAAAGTCCGGTCAAAAATCTGATTGGAGCCTACAAGCAATCTAAATATTGGGCTGAACAGGAGGCTGTACAAGCGGCTCAACGGGGTCAAGCCATTATCATTGTCAATCCTAGTACTCCTATTGGCCCCTGGGATATTAAACCGACCCCAACAGGGGAAATTATTCTGCGCTTTCTGCGTCGTCAGATGCCCGCCTATGTGGATACGGGTCTGAATTTAATTGATGTACGGGATGTGGCCCAAGGTCATCTCTTAGCCTGGCAAAAGGGGAAAAGCGGCGATCGCTATATTTTGGGCCATCAAAACCTAAGTTTAAAAATGATTTTGGAACAATTGGCCGAAATTACCGGCATACCAGCCCCTCAACAAACTGTTCCCCTTTGGTTACCCCTGACAGTGGCTTGGATTGACGAAAAAATATTAGCTTCCTTCGGTAAAAACCCTTCTGTACCCCTGGATGGCGTGCGAATGTCAGCCCAGACAATGTACTATGATGTGACCAAAGCCGTTAAACAACTGGGCTTACCCCAATCACCGATTAAAACAGCCCTTCAGGATGCGGTCAATTGGTTTAGAGAAGCGGGTTATGTTTCGACAAAAAGCCCCAAGAGTAGTCTAACAGGGAAGAACTCTTGA
- a CDS encoding thylakoid-associated protein — protein MDTKFFEEYQAQLLDWQKKFFSTWMEGFPKGVTEIKLTDTFETSVKLQEEMVKSYLEAQEKSATMMLEAQKQFWNNYFETIRKQPVTVN, from the coding sequence ATGGATACCAAATTCTTTGAAGAGTATCAAGCCCAACTGTTAGATTGGCAGAAAAAGTTTTTTAGTACTTGGATGGAAGGCTTTCCCAAGGGAGTAACCGAAATCAAGTTAACAGATACCTTTGAAACCAGTGTAAAACTACAGGAAGAGATGGTTAAAAGCTATCTCGAAGCCCAGGAAAAGTCGGCAACCATGATGTTGGAAGCCCAAAAACAGTTCTGGAATAACTATTTTGAAACCATTCGCAAACAACCTGTCACCGTCAACTAG
- a CDS encoding IS1 family transposase, with translation MSILKKSSIEILNDVGLCQEKEDALFKKNCPHCYSENVKIHSHYQTKGNGERKMFICQECSSCFAETYGSVIAGLETPLSEIVKVLKARMEGIGLNAAARVFGYAKTTILNWEKKLSGLQETLFLYALVNEFVKLVIEGDELYTKVGKNKEASASEGWTIVLMDRASRFIWHLKCGRKEQKLFLEAMMTVAELFERSAESLQLFTDGEKRYSQLLFDICHEVLRTGKRGRPTKVLPKGMVVRLKNKSSKRRDSEGKLKKVETPKPEHPETTEKPEEKDVHANHVGAFNSAIRRYLSAFRRRTNTYAKSVVGLQRVLDIFWMVHNFVRSHFTTRKVPAVALGIIEKGFTWEDLLQIRLIS, from the coding sequence ATGTCAATATTAAAGAAAAGCTCTATAGAAATCCTGAATGATGTTGGCTTGTGCCAAGAGAAAGAGGATGCCTTATTCAAGAAAAACTGTCCTCATTGCTATAGTGAAAACGTAAAAATACATTCTCATTATCAAACGAAAGGTAACGGGGAACGTAAAATGTTCATTTGTCAAGAATGTAGTTCTTGTTTTGCTGAGACTTATGGTAGCGTAATCGCTGGCTTAGAAACCCCATTAAGTGAAATTGTAAAAGTATTAAAAGCCAGAATGGAAGGAATAGGATTAAATGCAGCAGCCCGAGTATTCGGCTACGCGAAAACAACAATATTGAATTGGGAAAAGAAATTATCAGGATTACAAGAGACATTATTTTTATACGCCTTAGTGAATGAATTTGTTAAATTAGTAATAGAAGGAGATGAACTATACACAAAAGTTGGAAAAAATAAAGAAGCAAGTGCCTCTGAGGGTTGGACAATCGTGCTCATGGACAGGGCTAGCCGCTTTATTTGGCATTTAAAATGTGGTCGAAAAGAGCAGAAATTATTTCTAGAAGCAATGATGACGGTAGCGGAATTATTTGAAAGGAGTGCAGAATCTCTCCAGTTATTTACAGATGGAGAAAAGCGATATAGTCAACTGCTATTTGATATTTGTCACGAAGTATTAAGGACTGGAAAGCGAGGTCGTCCCACCAAAGTATTACCGAAGGGTATGGTGGTAAGACTAAAAAATAAGAGTAGTAAACGTCGAGATTCTGAGGGTAAACTAAAGAAAGTAGAAACTCCGAAACCAGAACATCCAGAGACAACAGAAAAACCAGAAGAAAAGGACGTCCATGCCAACCACGTTGGGGCATTTAATAGTGCTATCCGACGCTATTTATCTGCCTTTCGTCGTCGTACAAATACTTATGCTAAATCTGTTGTGGGATTACAGCGAGTCCTAGATATTTTCTGGATGGTTCATAACTTTGTTCGCAGCCATTTTACTACGAGAAAAGTTCCTGCTGTAGCTCTCGGTATAATTGAAAAAGGGTTTACTTGGGAGGACTTACTCCAAATTCGCCTGATTTCTTGA
- a CDS encoding DUF760 domain-containing protein produces the protein MVNSESHRPQNLFANNGETEEGLWNYVQTLTPETIAQLSRPESQEVFQVMERNIIGLLGNLPSEHFGITISTSRESLGRLLASAMMSGYFLRNAEQRLSFEQSLQSLQGCQDGE, from the coding sequence ATTGTGAACTCAGAATCTCATCGTCCTCAAAACTTATTTGCCAATAATGGCGAAACAGAAGAAGGGCTATGGAACTACGTCCAAACACTCACACCAGAAACGATCGCTCAACTGTCTCGTCCCGAATCGCAGGAAGTGTTTCAGGTCATGGAACGCAATATCATTGGCCTCTTAGGGAATCTACCCTCGGAACACTTTGGCATTACGATTAGCACTAGTAGGGAAAGCCTGGGGCGTTTATTAGCTTCGGCTATGATGAGCGGTTATTTTCTTCGTAATGCGGAACAGCGACTCAGTTTTGAACAATCTCTCCAGTCTCTCCAGGGATGTCAGGACGGAGAATAG
- the mutY gene encoding A/G-specific adenine glycosylase, translated as MVNYSSLPVPELRRSLLQWYRKEGRDLPWRQTNNLYAIWVSEVMLQQTQVKTVIPYYQRWLQLFPTVTALAQADLQTVLKAWEGLGYYARARNLHQAAKKIIEHHDGLFPEQLTEVLALPGIGRTTAGGILSAALNQSLAILDGNVKRVLARLIALPVPPNDALDQLWSLSETLLDPWQSRDFNQAIMDLGAIVCTRSQPRCSHCPWQSHCQAYNKGIQTQLPLRKMSAPLPHKRIGVAVVINDQNQILIDRRPPEGLLGGLWEFPGGKIEANETVEDCIKREILEEIGIEITVGKSLITIDHAYTHFRVTLYVHLCQYVSGTPRAIECEEVRWVTLEAIDSFPFPKANTQIIAALKALPINSL; from the coding sequence ATGGTGAATTATTCCTCATTGCCTGTTCCAGAATTACGGCGATCGCTACTTCAGTGGTATCGAAAGGAAGGACGGGATCTACCCTGGCGACAAACCAACAATCTCTATGCTATCTGGGTTTCAGAGGTCATGCTTCAACAAACCCAGGTCAAAACCGTTATTCCCTACTATCAACGCTGGTTACAATTATTTCCCACTGTCACGGCCCTTGCTCAGGCGGATTTGCAAACAGTTCTCAAAGCCTGGGAAGGTTTAGGTTATTACGCCAGGGCCAGAAATCTCCACCAAGCAGCAAAAAAAATTATTGAGCATCATGACGGTCTTTTTCCTGAGCAGTTAACGGAGGTGTTGGCTTTACCAGGGATTGGTCGTACCACTGCTGGGGGAATTCTCAGTGCCGCCTTAAATCAGTCTCTAGCCATTCTTGACGGCAATGTTAAACGGGTACTTGCTCGCCTGATTGCTTTACCAGTTCCCCCCAACGATGCGCTGGATCAACTGTGGTCATTGTCCGAAACCTTGCTAGATCCTTGGCAAAGTCGAGATTTTAACCAGGCAATCATGGACTTAGGAGCCATTGTTTGTACCCGTAGCCAACCCCGTTGTAGTCATTGTCCTTGGCAAAGTCACTGTCAGGCCTACAATAAAGGCATACAAACCCAACTTCCCCTGCGAAAAATGTCTGCTCCTCTGCCCCATAAACGGATTGGTGTGGCTGTTGTGATCAACGACCAAAACCAGATTTTAATTGACCGAAGACCTCCTGAAGGTTTATTAGGGGGATTATGGGAGTTTCCGGGAGGCAAGATTGAAGCCAATGAAACCGTTGAAGATTGTATTAAACGGGAAATTCTAGAGGAAATCGGCATTGAGATTACGGTGGGCAAAAGTTTGATTACCATTGACCATGCCTATACTCATTTCCGTGTCACCCTTTATGTGCATCTTTGCCAGTATGTCAGTGGGACTCCCAGGGCAATCGAGTGTGAAGAAGTTCGCTGGGTAACGCTAGAGGCGATCGACTCTTTTCCTTTTCCCAAAGCCAATACACAAATTATTGCGGCCTTAAAAGCCTTACCGATTAATTCCCTCTAA
- the hisA gene encoding 1-(5-phosphoribosyl)-5-[(5-phosphoribosylamino)methylideneamino]imidazole-4-carboxamide isomerase, protein MEILPAIDLLDGRCVRLYQGDYQQSQIYHENPVEVARQWAEQGATRLHLVDLDGAKVGKPVNLAAIEAIVRAISIPVQVGGGLRDRASVAQLLKLGVERIILGTVAVEKPELVASLCQEFPQQIVVGIDARNGKVATRGWLETSTVEATDLAQQMEKLGAAAIIYTDIHRDGTLIGPNLEALRELASHLDIPVIASGGVSALRDLLSLLSLESLGVTGVIVGKALYTGDVNLEEAIRAVGQGRWQDVPPENFPRFA, encoded by the coding sequence ATGGAAATTTTACCCGCAATTGACTTACTTGATGGCCGTTGTGTCCGGCTTTACCAAGGTGATTATCAACAATCCCAGATTTATCATGAAAATCCGGTCGAAGTGGCCAGACAGTGGGCCGAACAGGGGGCGACTCGTTTACATTTAGTGGATCTTGATGGTGCAAAGGTGGGTAAACCAGTTAATTTGGCTGCCATTGAAGCGATTGTGCGAGCAATTTCTATTCCCGTACAAGTGGGAGGTGGGTTACGCGATCGCGCCAGTGTGGCCCAACTATTAAAACTGGGAGTAGAGCGGATTATTTTAGGAACCGTTGCTGTTGAAAAACCGGAATTAGTGGCTAGTTTATGTCAGGAATTTCCGCAGCAAATTGTCGTTGGTATTGATGCTCGGAATGGCAAAGTGGCCACCAGGGGATGGTTAGAAACTTCAACGGTTGAAGCGACAGATCTAGCTCAACAAATGGAAAAATTAGGAGCCGCCGCCATTATTTACACTGATATTCATCGGGATGGAACTTTAATTGGCCCGAATTTAGAGGCGTTACGAGAATTGGCTAGTCATCTCGATATTCCCGTGATTGCGTCGGGGGGAGTCAGTGCCCTAAGAGATTTACTGAGTTTATTGTCTTTGGAATCCTTGGGCGTGACAGGAGTCATTGTCGGAAAAGCTCTCTATACCGGTGATGTCAACTTGGAAGAAGCGATTCGAGCCGTTGGTCAAGGCCGTTGGCAGGATGTGCCGCCAGAAAACTTTCCTAGATTTGCTTAG
- a CDS encoding type II toxin-antitoxin system VapC family toxin, producing MKVLIDTHAFIWWTSNSQKLTPAVYSLITNPKTDVVLSIVSIWEIQIKLSLGKIELKTNLPELIDCEVRCNRIELLHLSLFHVYELNNLPHYHKDPFDRLLTGQWEVLEQGK from the coding sequence ATGAAAGTATTGATCGATACCCATGCTTTTATCTGGTGGACTAGTAATTCTCAAAAATTAACTCCTGCTGTTTATTCCTTAATAACTAACCCGAAGACGGATGTCGTTTTAAGTATTGTCAGTATTTGGGAAATACAAATTAAATTATCCTTGGGCAAGATTGAGTTAAAAACAAATTTACCTGAGCTAATTGACTGTGAAGTTAGATGTAATAGAATTGAATTATTACACCTCTCTCTGTTTCATGTTTACGAACTTAATAATCTTCCGCATTATCACAAAGATCCTTTTGATCGTTTATTAACTGGACAGTGGGAAGTTCTCGAGCAGGGTAAGTGA
- a CDS encoding transposase, which produces MQLCQRLEQILENLRPAFSREATYQWFILLAWGVVLNSQPSAITSYVNALGLTESYYHQALHWFESKAFNVKGLTLGWSKWVSQHENLYRIKEKRVYVGDGIKVGKEGRKMPGVKRLHQESGNVAKPEWIRGHYFNALSVLVGAGKACFALPLVLRLDDGIKSKATAKEGKKGSKKEKTTLVTKMGELCTTYAEAGSYVILDAYFACGAVLKSFRQNALHLITRVRCSTVAYAPFSSVPTLRGKGRPRLWGSSIKLESLFALVEDFPTAKVWLYGQQVSVSYQCFEFHWDSPHQLVKFVLTQLPNGQRLILLSTDLCLTGPEIIAAYGLRFKIEVTFRQLIHLLGGFAYRFWLKALPTLPTWPSNLILPDYPQTVQTQILNKVEAFERFVNLHVIVLGLLQILSLELPQGIWANFPRWFRTLPSHGYPSERIAQLAIQHQAPMIFPQSPPSLLLPKFLAAKLDPFPSPDRLTLAA; this is translated from the coding sequence ATGCAACTATGTCAGCGACTAGAGCAAATCCTAGAGAATCTCCGTCCCGCCTTTAGCCGAGAAGCAACGTACCAATGGTTTATCCTATTAGCCTGGGGAGTAGTGCTCAACAGCCAACCGAGCGCAATAACAAGCTATGTCAATGCCTTAGGGTTAACAGAGAGCTACTACCATCAGGCACTACATTGGTTTGAATCCAAGGCATTTAACGTCAAAGGACTGACCTTGGGATGGTCGAAGTGGGTAAGTCAGCATGAAAATCTATATCGAATCAAGGAAAAACGAGTGTATGTGGGGGATGGAATCAAAGTGGGGAAAGAAGGGCGCAAGATGCCAGGGGTAAAACGACTACACCAAGAATCCGGAAATGTGGCGAAGCCAGAATGGATAAGGGGGCATTACTTCAATGCCTTGAGTGTTTTGGTGGGAGCAGGAAAAGCCTGCTTTGCCTTGCCCTTAGTGTTGCGGCTAGACGATGGCATCAAGTCCAAAGCAACGGCAAAGGAAGGGAAAAAAGGCAGCAAAAAAGAGAAGACTACTCTAGTCACGAAAATGGGGGAGCTTTGCACTACCTACGCAGAGGCGGGAAGCTATGTGATTTTGGATGCTTACTTCGCTTGTGGAGCAGTGCTCAAAAGTTTTCGCCAAAATGCCTTGCATCTCATCACCCGAGTGCGTTGCTCTACAGTGGCATATGCTCCCTTTTCTTCCGTTCCGACCTTGAGGGGGAAAGGACGACCACGGCTTTGGGGGAGTTCAATAAAACTAGAAAGCCTGTTTGCTCTTGTGGAGGATTTTCCCACCGCTAAAGTCTGGCTCTATGGTCAACAAGTCTCCGTTTCTTATCAGTGCTTTGAGTTCCACTGGGATAGTCCCCATCAGCTCGTTAAGTTTGTCCTCACCCAATTGCCCAACGGACAAAGACTGATTCTGCTTTCTACTGACCTCTGTTTGACTGGACCTGAGATTATTGCCGCTTACGGTCTCCGATTTAAGATTGAAGTCACTTTTCGTCAATTAATCCATCTTTTGGGCGGCTTTGCCTATCGTTTTTGGCTTAAGGCTCTTCCTACTTTACCGACCTGGCCTAGCAATCTTATCCTCCCTGACTATCCCCAAACTGTTCAGACTCAGATTTTAAACAAAGTAGAAGCCTTTGAGCGTTTTGTTAATCTTCATGTCATTGTTCTCGGCTTACTTCAAATTCTTTCCTTAGAGTTACCCCAGGGGATTTGGGCTAATTTCCCTCGCTGGTTTCGGACTCTACCCTCCCATGGCTATCCTAGTGAACGCATTGCTCAACTAGCCATCCAACATCAAGCCCCAATGATTTTTCCTCAAAGTCCACCTAGTCTGCTTTTGCCTAAATTCCTTGCCGCTAAACTTGACCCTTTTCCAAGTCCTGATAGACTTACTTTGGCCGCATAG